One Peromyscus leucopus breed LL Stock chromosome 2, UCI_PerLeu_2.1, whole genome shotgun sequence DNA window includes the following coding sequences:
- the Pi15 gene encoding peptidase inhibitor 15 yields the protein MIAVSLAILLSLFCEASTVVVLLNSTESSPPTNNFTDTEGALRAPLQSAEIPKARRKRYISQNDMIAILDYHNQVRGKVFPPAANMEYMVWDENLAKSAEAWAATCIWDHGPSYLLRFLGQNLSVRTGRYRSILQLVKPWYDEVKDYAFPYPQDCNPRCPMRCFGPMCTHYTQMVWATSNRIGCAIHTCQNMNVWGSVWRRAVYLVCNYAPKGNWIGEAPYKVGVPCSSCPPSYGGACTDNLCFPGVTSNYLYWFK from the exons ATGATAGCAGTCAGCCTTGCGATCCTCTTGTcccttttctgtgaagcaagtaCCGTCGTCGTCTTACTCAattccactgagtcatctccgcCAACCAATAATTTCACTGATACTGAAGGAGCCCTCCGCGCACCACTCCAGTCTGCGGAGATCCCTAAAGCCAGGCGGAAGCGCTACATTTCGCAGAATGACATGATCGCCATTCTTGATTACCATAATCAAGTTCGGGGCAAAGTGTTCCCACCAGCAGCAAACATGGAATACATG GTCTGGGATGAAAATCTTGCAAAATCTGCTGAGGCATGGGCAGCCACCTGCATTTGGGATCATGGACCTTCGTATTTGCTGAGATTTTTGGGTCAAAATCTATCTGTACGAACTGGAAG ATATCGCTCTATTCTCCAGCTGGTCAAGCCATGGTATGACGAAGTGAAAGATTATGCCTTTCCTTACCCCCAGGATTGCAACCCTCGCTGTCCTATGCGATGCTTTGGTCCCATGTGCACTCATTATACACAG atggTTTGGGCCACTTCTAATCGAATAGGATGTGCAATTCACACTTGCCAAAATATGAATGTCTGGGGATCTGTATGGCGACGTGCAGTGTACTTGGTCTGCAACTATGCTCCAAA GGGTAACTGGATTGGAGAAGCACCATACAAAGTAGGAGTGCCATGCTCATCGTGTCCTCCGAGCTATGGGGGAGCCTGTACTGACAATCTGTGCTTTCCAGGAGTGACGTCAAACTACCTGTACTGGTTTAAATAA